In the genome of Treponema pedis, one region contains:
- a CDS encoding InlB B-repeat-containing protein, translated as MNNVRFKQRAQLLIVGVITLAVSLVFTACPDTAGGRGTGGGTVPTGQTFLVTFGVEGSINGTLKAEIDGTRLFSSPTQVEKGKTVTFTATPSDPSNYNVDYWTITGGTLISGGQAGNTETKIEVTSPVTLTVVFKAVGDPHTTHTVTFAVSGTGGTLNAEADGVSLPTFPAQVNVNAPLVLTAVPQEDCAVDTWTVTGGTLISGGQPGDTETIIRVTSPVTVELRFKAAAYDVYLAGTVKVGEKYKACMWKNDTPMLLNSYDSSQACALAQDTDKEIYIAGYEKWLGSEKPCIWKKDGSPYFINYPDRRGMIYDILIHEGKRYTAEVLYYPVNGAAIVDISSLDHPQITLLHQQDYIPAKALCAQWHDLYAVGWTYSGNIYKTVLWKIAGSAVSERELGTTVSSPWGWFGICAKDSDIYVANKTLWKVSGSTVGTIGGLGGTDSANTVYAAPSALYAAGQKNNKPVIWKIEGNNAAVYKELSTQDGFVVALYAFGAGLFAAGKSEGNLAWWYIAPDLTVTQTVISDFPSGEIRDILVTAQ; from the coding sequence ATGAACAATGTAAGGTTTAAACAAAGAGCACAGCTCTTAATTGTCGGAGTGATAACCCTTGCGGTATCACTGGTATTCACCGCCTGCCCCGACACCGCAGGCGGCAGAGGCACGGGAGGAGGCACAGTCCCTACAGGACAAACCTTCCTCGTAACCTTCGGCGTAGAAGGCAGCATAAACGGCACACTGAAAGCCGAAATTGACGGTACAAGACTTTTCTCATCTCCCACACAAGTGGAAAAAGGAAAAACCGTAACCTTTACCGCAACACCTTCCGACCCGAGCAACTACAACGTGGACTATTGGACGATAACGGGCGGCACCCTCATCTCGGGCGGACAGGCAGGCAACACGGAAACAAAAATAGAAGTTACTTCGCCCGTAACCCTCACCGTCGTCTTCAAAGCTGTCGGTGACCCGCATACAACGCACACCGTAACCTTTGCCGTAAGCGGCACGGGCGGTACCCTTAATGCCGAAGCTGACGGTGTAAGCCTCCCGACATTTCCGGCACAGGTAAACGTCAATGCACCCCTCGTCTTAACCGCAGTACCCCAAGAAGACTGTGCAGTAGACACATGGACGGTAACGGGCGGTACCCTCATCTCAGGCGGACAGCCGGGCGACACGGAAACAATCATACGAGTTACTTCGCCCGTAACCGTTGAGCTGCGCTTTAAAGCAGCCGCTTACGATGTCTACCTTGCAGGAACCGTAAAGGTAGGAGAAAAATATAAGGCCTGTATGTGGAAAAACGATACGCCGATGCTTTTAAACTCCTACGATTCTTCGCAAGCATGCGCGCTGGCGCAAGATACGGATAAGGAAATCTATATCGCAGGATATGAAAAGTGGTTAGGTAGCGAGAAACCGTGTATATGGAAAAAAGACGGCAGTCCGTACTTTATTAACTACCCTGACCGACGGGGTATGATATACGATATACTCATACATGAGGGAAAACGCTATACGGCAGAAGTACTCTACTACCCTGTAAATGGCGCCGCCATTGTCGATATCAGCTCCCTCGACCACCCGCAGATAACCTTGCTGCATCAGCAGGATTATATACCGGCCAAAGCCCTGTGTGCACAGTGGCATGACCTGTATGCGGTAGGCTGGACTTATAGCGGCAATATTTATAAAACCGTTTTGTGGAAGATTGCAGGTAGCGCGGTCAGCGAACGGGAATTGGGAACAACTGTGTCCTCACCTTGGGGTTGGTTCGGGATATGCGCCAAAGACTCGGACATCTACGTCGCAAATAAAACACTGTGGAAGGTGTCCGGCAGCACGGTAGGCACTATAGGCGGCCTTGGCGGAACGGATTCGGCAAATACCGTATACGCCGCCCCGTCCGCACTCTATGCCGCAGGGCAAAAAAACAATAAACCCGTCATCTGGAAAATCGAAGGCAACAATGCCGCTGTGTACAAAGAACTTTCGACACAAGACGGGTTCGTGGTTGCCCTGTACGCATTCGGTGCCGGTCTTTTCGCAGCCGGCAAATCGGAAGGCAACCTCGCATGGTGGTACATTGCCCCCGACCTCACCGTTACGCAAACAGTCATATCCGACTTTCCCTCAGGCGAAATACGGGATATCCTCGTTACGGCGCAATAG
- a CDS encoding Rpn family recombination-promoting nuclease/putative transposase, with amino-acid sequence MSKSFDELTIADDFMFCTVMKDEELCKELLTMILKNRVGTIVKIIHQKAVDNKIGSKSVRLDLMIEDDTGKLYDIEMQTTDQKNLPVRMRYYQCAIDESSLNKGNDYNDLPDTFIIFFCTFDYLNQGLPLYTIQPICSETGQIFQDGTTKIIVNSKAAEKEADTELKGFLNYMNGKSPDTDFTKRLEEQVSKTKTDEERRREYMNIQAFEMDARRAGIQAGIARGIAQGRSEGFSDGARQTKLETAAALKTMGLSIEQIMQATNLSKTEIEKL; translated from the coding sequence ATGAGTAAGAGCTTTGACGAACTGACAATAGCGGACGATTTTATGTTCTGCACGGTAATGAAAGACGAAGAACTGTGTAAAGAACTTTTAACGATGATTCTAAAAAATAGGGTCGGCACCATCGTAAAAATCATTCACCAAAAAGCCGTAGACAACAAAATCGGCTCAAAAAGCGTCCGCCTCGACTTAATGATAGAAGATGATACGGGTAAGCTTTACGACATCGAAATGCAGACGACCGACCAAAAGAATCTTCCCGTAAGAATGCGCTACTATCAATGTGCAATTGATGAAAGCTCACTCAATAAAGGAAACGACTACAACGACTTACCGGATACGTTCATCATCTTTTTTTGCACATTCGACTACCTAAATCAAGGCTTACCGCTTTATACAATTCAACCAATATGCAGTGAAACAGGTCAAATATTTCAAGACGGAACGACCAAAATTATAGTCAACAGCAAGGCTGCTGAAAAAGAAGCAGACACTGAACTGAAAGGGTTTCTAAACTATATGAATGGAAAAAGTCCGGATACGGATTTTACAAAACGGTTGGAAGAACAAGTGAGCAAAACTAAAACCGATGAAGAGAGGAGGCGTGAATATATGAATATACAAGCATTTGAAATGGACGCACGAAGAGCTGGAATACAGGCAGGAATTGCTAGAGGTATAGCACAAGGCAGAAGCGAAGGCTTTTCCGACGGAGCGAGGCAAACGAAACTGGAAACGGCTGCGGCATTAAAAACAATGGGTCTTTCGATTGAGCAGATAATGCAGGCAACAAACTTAAGCAAAACCGAAATAGAAAAACTATAG
- a CDS encoding YitT family protein: protein MKEKIASFFYIVAGVLMIASGIHFFLLPSKLSLGGATGMALVLSNYIPLSTGALLVVVNIVLFALGFLIIGNKFGAKTVCASLGLSGAVWLLEIFFTH from the coding sequence ATGAAAGAAAAAATAGCAAGTTTTTTTTACATTGTTGCAGGCGTTTTAATGATAGCGTCCGGCATTCACTTTTTTTTGTTACCTTCAAAACTTTCTTTAGGCGGTGCTACGGGAATGGCCCTGGTACTTTCAAATTATATTCCGCTTTCTACAGGAGCTTTGTTGGTTGTAGTAAATATAGTTTTATTTGCTTTGGGATTTTTAATTATAGGAAATAAATTCGGGGCTAAAACGGTTTGTGCAAGTTTAGGGCTTTCGGGAGCCGTTTGGCTTTTGGAGATTTTTTTTACCCATTAA
- a CDS encoding YitT family protein, which translates to MLYGGGVGIVLNQYASTGGSDIFAMILQKYTGLDLGKGCLLTDFIITVFAAFAYGKEIALFSLVGVIINGLVIDSTIDGMNSSKYCVINTDNPEALCSFLVQLGRSANVYKATGAYTKAERSVIQTVISRRDFVKLKTYLSRNDEKAFMVVTNAHSVFGWHWRRIGE; encoded by the coding sequence TTGCTTTATGGCGGAGGCGTTGGTATAGTTTTAAATCAATATGCTTCCACAGGCGGAAGCGATATTTTCGCAATGATTTTACAAAAATACACCGGATTGGATTTGGGAAAGGGCTGTCTTTTAACCGATTTTATAATAACTGTTTTTGCCGCCTTTGCTTACGGAAAAGAGATTGCACTTTTTTCTCTTGTAGGTGTTATTATAAACGGATTGGTAATCGATTCCACTATAGACGGAATGAATAGCAGTAAATACTGCGTCATAAATACCGATAATCCTGAGGCTCTTTGCTCTTTTCTTGTACAGTTGGGACGTTCCGCAAATGTTTATAAGGCGACGGGGGCATATACAAAGGCGGAACGCTCCGTTATTCAAACCGTAATAAGCCGCCGCGATTTTGTAAAGTTAAAAACTTATTTAAGCCGAAACGATGAAAAGGCTTTTATGGTTGTAACTAACGCTCATTCCGTTTTCGGCTGGCATTGGCGCAGGATAGGAGAATAA
- a CDS encoding ankyrin repeat domain-containing protein gives MQNISAVNKIGILFLVIGLIFQFTSCNTLPEKKEGIIELIKAGKAEELKERFNEDSINMTDENGYSLLHIAVLQNNPVIVRFLLSMNANIEAADPSGKTPLLLGLNRECYEAVKVLIEHNANIFAKDKSGVHSFSYSQEKEAVRFILTSKTIRQKDEALNTALHYAAKELKPNLVKAISDIEKPLTEKNAEGKTPLNLVYENTESEAAAEIASMLIIAGLEPEGKEFTEFETASLARNYSMRFGDGETLLHICSRKGYTGFVRFLINKNVSIDVKNMASSTALHEAVRSGKIETASLLIKSGADPNARDASGNTALHLVMPEASRSKLFSELLASGAKPNIKDNYGETPLHVAVRIGMEDNILQQLIEAGADINERNKKGQTPLILAIERNLVNQVKSLIKYGSDIHAEDTAGDTAFTKALSIGLPMVQNVITDTNSMYRDSNGSTPLHIAISRKASTDIIYYLVEKKSLVNTRDKAGNTALHIAAEQNYREAGEILLANNADIFYANVKGESPLKLAMLLGGGREDWIINSHTISAKDGAGNTPLHLASEWKVIPMILYLLDKGADINARNSNNETPLFSAVKGDSPEAIRTLLGAGGGIKADINARDFLGNSVLHATVKWSAYNSAALLLSMTSDGFTSLIYSKNLAGKTVLHEAAKQGNIAFIKTFLNARADINAADEIGRSPLTEAVLTNKLDAVNLLLTNGASPVQQDMYGRTPLHEAVIMGNIDCIFSIRKAGGNPLARDAYSKTPFLLSLSKGIQIIDAVLGTDKFLADTDGDTPVHIAVSENVSADIFQALLSKGYPVDKRNKNGTVAVLAAVQKNQKENTHLLLIAGADPFIINNQGVCAVGEIFTKHPDFVPLAAEFAVGRTDVMGDGLLHYAAKFASVQIIRELLTLPGVSVNAKNTAGETPRDIALRWQREDAAEALK, from the coding sequence ATGCAAAATATTTCCGCTGTAAATAAAATCGGCATTTTATTTTTAGTTATCGGGCTTATATTTCAATTTACTTCGTGTAATACCCTGCCCGAAAAAAAAGAAGGTATTATCGAGCTAATTAAGGCAGGAAAAGCCGAAGAGCTTAAAGAACGTTTTAATGAAGATTCTATAAATATGACCGATGAAAACGGCTACAGTCTTCTTCATATTGCCGTGCTTCAAAATAATCCGGTAATTGTCCGTTTTTTGCTCAGTATGAACGCAAATATCGAAGCGGCCGACCCTTCAGGAAAAACTCCTCTTTTATTGGGATTAAATCGGGAGTGCTATGAAGCGGTAAAAGTGCTTATAGAACATAATGCAAATATTTTTGCAAAAGATAAAAGCGGCGTTCATTCTTTTTCATATTCTCAAGAGAAGGAAGCGGTTCGATTTATTCTTACTTCCAAAACAATACGCCAAAAAGACGAAGCTCTTAATACGGCTCTCCATTATGCTGCTAAAGAATTAAAACCGAATTTAGTAAAAGCGATATCGGATATAGAAAAACCCTTAACCGAAAAAAATGCTGAAGGAAAAACGCCTTTAAATCTCGTATACGAAAATACCGAAAGCGAAGCGGCGGCGGAAATCGCTTCAATGTTAATTATTGCAGGACTTGAACCCGAAGGAAAAGAGTTTACCGAATTTGAAACCGCTTCTCTTGCGCGCAACTATTCCATGCGTTTCGGCGACGGCGAAACTCTTTTGCATATTTGCTCAAGGAAGGGCTATACCGGCTTTGTTCGGTTTTTGATAAACAAGAACGTTTCTATTGATGTAAAAAATATGGCGAGCTCTACCGCCTTGCATGAGGCTGTCCGTAGCGGTAAGATAGAAACCGCAAGTCTTTTAATAAAATCGGGTGCGGACCCGAATGCCCGCGACGCCTCCGGAAATACGGCGCTTCATTTAGTTATGCCTGAGGCCTCCCGCTCCAAACTTTTCAGCGAGCTGCTCGCCTCAGGAGCAAAACCGAATATAAAAGATAATTACGGAGAAACGCCTCTGCACGTTGCCGTAAGAATCGGAATGGAAGATAATATTTTACAGCAGTTAATTGAAGCCGGAGCCGACATAAACGAAAGAAACAAAAAGGGACAAACGCCTCTTATTCTTGCAATAGAACGCAACCTGGTAAATCAGGTAAAATCGCTTATAAAATACGGTTCGGATATTCACGCGGAAGATACGGCAGGCGATACGGCTTTTACTAAAGCTCTTTCTATAGGCTTACCGATGGTTCAAAATGTAATAACCGATACAAACAGTATGTACAGAGATTCCAACGGAAGTACACCTCTTCATATTGCAATTTCAAGAAAGGCTTCCACGGATATAATTTATTACCTTGTTGAAAAAAAGTCGCTTGTAAATACGCGGGATAAGGCAGGCAATACGGCCTTACATATTGCAGCGGAGCAAAATTACCGCGAAGCCGGGGAAATTCTTCTTGCAAATAATGCCGATATTTTTTATGCAAACGTAAAAGGAGAGTCCCCTTTAAAACTTGCAATGCTTTTAGGCGGCGGCAGGGAAGACTGGATAATAAATTCGCATACCATTTCGGCAAAAGACGGAGCCGGAAACACACCGCTTCATCTTGCTTCGGAATGGAAGGTTATTCCGATGATTTTATATTTACTCGATAAGGGTGCCGATATAAATGCACGCAACAGTAATAACGAAACTCCTCTTTTCAGTGCCGTAAAAGGTGATAGTCCGGAAGCGATTAGAACCTTGTTGGGTGCGGGCGGCGGAATAAAGGCCGATATAAATGCACGCGATTTTTTAGGAAACTCCGTTCTTCATGCAACCGTAAAATGGTCAGCATATAATTCGGCGGCTCTTCTTTTAAGTATGACCTCCGACGGATTTACTTCGCTTATTTATTCCAAAAATCTTGCAGGAAAAACAGTTTTACACGAAGCTGCAAAACAGGGCAATATTGCATTTATTAAAACTTTTTTGAATGCAAGGGCCGATATAAATGCTGCAGATGAAATAGGACGCTCCCCTCTTACGGAGGCTGTGTTAACGAATAAACTTGACGCCGTCAATCTTTTATTGACAAACGGAGCTTCTCCCGTACAACAGGATATGTACGGAAGAACGCCTCTTCATGAAGCGGTTATTATGGGTAATATCGATTGTATCTTTTCTATCCGAAAAGCCGGAGGAAATCCGCTTGCAAGAGATGCTTATTCAAAAACTCCGTTTTTGCTTTCGTTAAGCAAGGGTATTCAAATAATAGATGCGGTTTTAGGAACCGATAAATTCTTAGCGGACACTGACGGCGATACTCCCGTTCATATTGCGGTTTCGGAAAATGTAAGTGCGGATATTTTTCAAGCTCTTTTATCCAAGGGGTATCCTGTAGATAAAAGAAATAAAAACGGAACGGTTGCCGTACTTGCCGCCGTTCAAAAAAATCAAAAAGAAAATACTCATCTTTTGTTAATTGCGGGAGCCGACCCCTTTATAATAAACAATCAGGGCGTGTGCGCCGTAGGAGAGATTTTTACAAAACACCCGGACTTTGTTCCTCTTGCTGCGGAATTTGCAGTAGGCAGAACGGACGTAATGGGTGACGGACTTTTACATTATGCGGCCAAATTCGCAAGCGTACAAATTATCCGCGAACTTTTAACCTTACCGGGTGTAAGTGTAAATGCAAAAAATACCGCAGGTGAAACACCCCGCGATATTGCACTGCGCTGGCAAAGAGAAGATGCTGCGGAAGCACTAAAATAA
- the xseA gene encoding exodeoxyribonuclease VII large subunit, with product MAKIYSIGEITGEIKKLLENGFGTITLQGEISNYRPSSAGHLYFTLKDETAAIQAVMFKGRTRLLNFMPKDGMTVLAEGTISVYEQRGSYQIIIEKMSLAGEGDILKMLEERKRKLAAEGLFDSDKKKPLPFFPKKIAVITSPTGAAVRDIINVVKRRNEKIGITVLPAIVQGEEAAPILIKQLKIADMHKLGEVIIIGRGGGSLEDLLPFSDEALVRAIAACETPVISAVGHEIDWALSDYAADMRAPTPSAAAELASPKLDDILYSIDINKEEIINAIESRIEKIRLMTAAFTPESLEMRFRSILQPLLSRFDNAKEEILSEMKSRIVEVKHKLTLTKSLLESADPQGILKRGYSIVRNAETGKTVRSAKEVKKGMLLNIQPASGTISVKVED from the coding sequence ATGGCTAAAATTTATTCGATAGGCGAAATTACAGGTGAAATAAAAAAACTTTTGGAAAACGGATTCGGAACGATTACACTGCAAGGTGAAATTTCCAACTATAGACCTTCAAGTGCGGGACATCTTTATTTTACTCTTAAAGACGAAACGGCAGCGATTCAAGCCGTAATGTTTAAAGGAAGAACGCGGTTATTGAATTTTATGCCCAAGGACGGAATGACGGTACTGGCGGAGGGGACGATTTCCGTTTATGAACAGCGCGGTTCATATCAAATAATAATAGAAAAAATGAGCCTTGCAGGTGAAGGCGATATTTTAAAAATGCTTGAAGAGCGAAAGCGGAAACTCGCCGCCGAAGGCTTATTCGATTCGGATAAAAAAAAGCCTTTGCCGTTTTTTCCTAAAAAAATTGCCGTAATTACAAGCCCTACAGGAGCCGCCGTAAGGGATATTATCAACGTAGTTAAAAGGCGGAATGAAAAAATAGGTATTACGGTTTTACCTGCAATCGTACAAGGTGAAGAAGCCGCACCTATTTTAATAAAACAGCTTAAAATTGCCGATATGCACAAACTGGGCGAAGTTATCATAATCGGAAGGGGCGGAGGCTCTTTGGAAGACTTACTTCCGTTTTCGGACGAAGCTCTTGTAAGAGCAATAGCAGCTTGTGAAACCCCGGTTATTTCGGCGGTCGGGCATGAAATAGACTGGGCGCTTTCGGATTATGCGGCAGATATGAGGGCACCCACCCCTTCCGCAGCGGCGGAACTCGCTTCGCCAAAGCTGGACGATATATTATATTCAATTGATATAAATAAAGAAGAAATAATAAATGCAATAGAATCCCGCATAGAAAAAATAAGGCTTATGACGGCAGCCTTTACCCCTGAATCTTTGGAAATGCGTTTCCGCTCCATTTTGCAGCCCCTTTTAAGCAGGTTCGATAATGCAAAAGAAGAAATACTGTCGGAAATGAAAAGCCGCATTGTTGAAGTTAAGCACAAACTGACGCTTACAAAAAGTCTTTTGGAAAGTGCCGACCCGCAAGGTATTTTAAAACGGGGCTATTCGATTGTAAGAAATGCGGAAACGGGAAAAACAGTCCGCTCGGCAAAAGAAGTAAAAAAAGGAATGCTTTTAAATATTCAGCCTGCAAGCGGAACAATCTCGGTAAAAGTGGAAGATTAA
- a CDS encoding sugar ABC transporter ATP-binding protein — translation MEDAVLEIKKLSKSFAKNKVLDGINLTVKKGSVMGLMGENGAGKSTMMKCLFGIYTRDEGIISLLNKPVEFKNPREALESGVAMVHQELNLCLDRTVTDNLFLGRYPTRFGIVDEIKMFESAHSLFSSLNINVNPKTIMRTMSVSQRQMVEIAKAVSYNSKIIVLDEPTSSLTEREVKKLFSIVRSLQKKGVSFIYISHKMDEVFEICDEISVLRDGKMILSKPIAETNMNEIISAMVGRSLDKRFPDVDNTPGEDFLKIENLTTKHPPILENISFTVKKGEIFGLYGLVGAGRSELLESLFGIRTIASGDIIINKKAFRFKNSKEAMQHGFALLTEERKLNGMFGKATIEFNTAITNLNSYKYAGILSNRKIRDAANRQIDIMKTRCLSPDQPISALSGGNQQKVIIGKWLERSPEVFLMDEPTRGIDVGAKYEIYQLIIKMAKEGKTVIVVSSEMPEILGITNRIAVMSNRKLAGIVNTKETDQETLLRLSAKYL, via the coding sequence ATGGAAGATGCAGTACTTGAAATAAAAAAACTGTCAAAATCTTTTGCAAAAAATAAGGTTCTTGACGGAATTAACTTAACTGTAAAAAAAGGTTCCGTTATGGGTTTAATGGGAGAAAACGGAGCCGGAAAATCAACAATGATGAAGTGTCTTTTCGGAATTTATACACGAGATGAGGGCATTATTTCCCTTTTAAATAAGCCGGTGGAATTTAAAAATCCGCGCGAAGCTCTTGAAAGCGGAGTTGCAATGGTTCATCAAGAATTAAATTTATGTTTAGACAGAACCGTTACCGATAACCTGTTTTTAGGCCGTTACCCTACCCGCTTCGGAATAGTCGATGAAATTAAAATGTTTGAATCGGCCCACTCTCTTTTTTCTTCATTAAATATAAACGTAAATCCTAAAACAATTATGCGCACAATGTCGGTTTCTCAGCGTCAAATGGTGGAAATTGCAAAAGCGGTTTCTTATAATTCTAAAATAATTGTTTTGGACGAACCGACTTCTTCTCTTACAGAACGGGAAGTAAAAAAGCTTTTTTCAATAGTCAGAAGTTTACAAAAAAAAGGCGTTTCATTTATTTATATTTCGCACAAAATGGACGAGGTGTTTGAAATATGCGATGAGATTTCGGTACTGCGGGACGGAAAGATGATTCTTTCAAAACCGATTGCGGAAACAAATATGAATGAAATTATTTCCGCAATGGTAGGGCGTTCCCTCGATAAACGCTTTCCCGACGTTGATAACACTCCGGGCGAAGATTTTTTAAAAATAGAAAATCTGACTACAAAACACCCGCCTATTTTAGAAAATATTTCTTTTACTGTAAAAAAAGGAGAAATTTTCGGCTTATACGGTTTGGTCGGTGCGGGAAGAAGCGAACTTTTAGAAAGTCTTTTCGGAATACGAACCATTGCCTCAGGCGATATTATAATCAATAAAAAAGCTTTCAGATTTAAAAACAGTAAAGAAGCAATGCAGCACGGGTTTGCTCTTTTAACCGAGGAGCGTAAATTAAACGGAATGTTCGGCAAGGCTACAATAGAGTTTAACACTGCTATTACCAACTTAAACAGCTATAAATATGCCGGTATCTTATCAAATAGAAAAATAAGAGATGCCGCAAACAGGCAAATAGATATAATGAAAACGCGCTGTCTTTCGCCTGACCAGCCCATTTCGGCATTAAGCGGAGGTAATCAGCAAAAAGTTATTATCGGTAAATGGCTTGAGCGCTCGCCTGAAGTGTTTTTAATGGACGAACCGACTCGGGGAATTGATGTAGGAGCAAAATACGAAATTTATCAGCTCATTATTAAAATGGCAAAAGAAGGAAAAACCGTTATCGTAGTTTCAAGTGAAATGCCTGAAATCTTAGGTATTACGAACCGCATTGCCGTTATGTCCAACCGCAAACTTGCAGGAATTGTAAACACAAAAGAAACGGACCAAGAAACTCTGCTCAGACTTTCGGCAAAATATTTATAA
- a CDS encoding 2-hydroxycarboxylate transporter family protein, whose protein sequence is MKDLKKDYRILGMPILLFCIISSIVIAAVWWDKMPGGMIGALLLMMILGEVLNILGDNAPVIKTFFGGGPIVIIFTSCALAYYKVLPESVIKNISTFMKGGGFLDFYIAALITGSILGMNRSLLIRAAIRYFPCILGAVAVSLLLVAGGAPLFGINPAEAIAYIGIPIMGGGMGAGAVPIAQVFSSALKIPAEQILSKLVPAVALGNAMAIVAGGLLNKLGNIKPSLTGNGQLMASGTFDIPNEGEETKGMSIADFGTAIVIATAFFAWGKLVAELLKLIKIDIHTYAWMIISVAAVKALDILPAQFERACSLWYKFVAKNFTAALLVGIGIAYTDLGDIIHAFSWSYAVLVLLVIIGAVIGSGLIGKLVGFHPIEASITAGLCMANMGGTGDVAVLTAAKRMELMPFAQISSRIGGAFIILLASLLVPIFFGG, encoded by the coding sequence ATGAAAGACCTAAAAAAAGATTATAGAATTTTGGGAATGCCTATACTCTTATTCTGTATTATTTCTTCTATTGTAATTGCCGCCGTCTGGTGGGATAAAATGCCCGGCGGAATGATAGGGGCCTTACTTTTAATGATGATATTAGGAGAAGTCCTCAATATTTTAGGCGACAATGCACCCGTTATAAAAACTTTTTTCGGCGGCGGGCCTATCGTAATAATTTTTACGTCATGCGCATTGGCATATTATAAAGTTTTACCTGAGTCCGTTATAAAAAATATTTCCACATTTATGAAAGGCGGCGGCTTTTTAGACTTTTATATAGCGGCACTCATTACAGGTTCAATTTTAGGAATGAACAGAAGTCTTTTAATAAGGGCTGCAATACGTTATTTTCCCTGCATTTTGGGAGCGGTTGCCGTTTCGTTATTACTTGTAGCCGGAGGAGCGCCCTTATTCGGCATAAACCCTGCCGAAGCGATTGCATATATAGGAATTCCCATTATGGGAGGAGGTATGGGTGCCGGAGCCGTTCCTATAGCTCAAGTATTTTCTTCCGCTTTAAAAATACCCGCCGAACAAATTCTTTCAAAGCTGGTTCCCGCAGTTGCATTGGGAAACGCCATGGCTATTGTTGCGGGGGGCTTATTAAATAAACTTGGCAATATTAAACCCTCGTTAACCGGCAACGGCCAGTTAATGGCAAGCGGAACCTTTGATATTCCGAATGAAGGTGAAGAAACAAAGGGAATGAGCATTGCGGATTTCGGAACTGCAATAGTAATTGCAACGGCTTTTTTTGCATGGGGAAAACTTGTTGCGGAGTTATTAAAACTTATAAAAATAGATATTCATACTTATGCATGGATGATTATAAGCGTTGCCGCGGTAAAAGCCTTGGATATTCTTCCCGCACAATTTGAAAGAGCTTGTTCTTTATGGTATAAATTTGTTGCCAAAAACTTTACGGCGGCTCTTTTAGTGGGAATAGGAATTGCATATACCGATTTAGGCGATATTATCCACGCTTTCTCGTGGTCATACGCGGTTTTAGTATTATTGGTAATTATAGGAGCCGTTATAGGTTCAGGGCTTATCGGAAAGCTGGTCGGCTTCCACCCGATAGAAGCGTCTATTACGGCAGGCCTTTGTATGGCAAATATGGGCGGCACAGGCGATGTTGCAGTTTTAACCGCTGCAAAGAGAATGGAGCTTATGCCCTTTGCTCAAATATCTTCGCGTATAGGCGGTGCCTTTATTATTCTTCTTGCATCGCTTTTAGTGCCGATATTTTTCGGCGGATAG